The Magnolia sinica isolate HGM2019 chromosome 9, MsV1, whole genome shotgun sequence sequence CAACTCGTGATCTCAACGGCCGTTTAGCTGTACCATTGACCGCATGTAGACGAGACGCCTGGCGTTTTGGTACATTGTACAGGACTCGAATTCCGTGGTGTAGAACACTGCAACACGGAGGTCCGAAGTGGGTTGACATGGCAAAGTTTTATGGTCCCAttatcatgtatgtgttatatccacaccattcattcacttttatagatcattttagatcataaagtaaaaaatgagagagataaaaaactcaagtggaccacaccatataaagttGGGATAATAATGcccacccaccgttgaaatattcctatGGTCCaacatgacatttattttccatccaatctcttcataaggtcataaaaatatggatgaagtcaaaacacaaatatcagcttgatccaaaacttctatggcgcTCGgggagttttcaatggtaagcgttcaacattggtgtggtccacttgaatgttGTATTTGCTGAATTTTAGCTCCATAACCTtaataaatatgaaaaaaaaaagatggtccGTGttgatataactcatacatcacagtggggcccacaggattTGCCACGTCACACATGCGGTGCTGTGTTCTAAACTCTGCGGTCGGAGTACCATTTCAAACCTGAAAGCGATATCTGCAATGACTTTTACAGCCAAGGCGCAGTTCTACACGCGCTCACGCGTGTACACTGGGAAAACGTGTATGGAATCTGATCCGTATAACAGGTGTTACACCCACTGCGAGAACAGAGCCGGGCCCATCGGCTATCGGGCAGACCGCACACGAAATTAAAATAATAGACGGTGGAAAATAACACGTAACGTTTTTCACCGTCCGTTGCTTTAAAATCTTGCCTACCTAACAGctgatccacatgagattcagtCTAGAAGATGATCAAGATGTTGGGCCCGCCTGATAAACGGATAGGATTCCACACATACGTGTAAGTTTGGCACGCGTACGTCTTGGAGTAGAAAAGCGGGTACCGCCCTTCTCTCCGTCGTCACGCAGACGAACGCGGATATGCCTTTCGCAGGAGGTTCCTGCGGTggcaagctaggtggggccagaTGTTTGCGAGAGATCCataccgtacatccgttttttctagatcatgataggacatgggcctaacaatgaggtagatcccaaactcaagtgggccgcgcgacaggaaacagtgaggattgaacgtacacGCTTAAACATTCGCGGGGCCAACGAAGTTTCGGATCAGGCTAataattttgtgttttcagttcatccccagtaggaatgaccttatgaacggtatggatggcatatgaacatcacgatggacccagggaggtttcaacggcaagcatttccctaaccaccttttccttgttgtgcggtccactttcaaaatgatatataaaaacggatagacggggtggatttctcacaaacatcacggtgtgccccacatagcttcccattgcaggaagttcctgcggcaGGCAATCCGCGTACAGGTTGGAAGCGGTTTTTGGCCGAACCGCCTTTCTCTTCTCTATAAAAGTTACCACTCGCCTCCCGTCCAAAGCATCTTCTCctccctttccctttctctccctctctccatccctccctctccctcccccctttctctccctctcctccTTTCCCCTTCTCTCCCTGCCGTTGATCTGACTCATCTGATCATATCATCTGATCTCAGCTGTCCCACAAGAAATTACAatccctgtgtgtgtgtgtagaaatGGCAACTGCAGTCCTCCCTTCTCAGGACTATCTGAAATTCCGTTCCACTCCCAAAGTCGGCCGAAACGCTATACCAAGCCCGACACGAACCGTCCGTAGAAAACGCCGTTACCCCGCTGTTAAAGATAACGGTGATACAAGCCCTCCCGTTGTGAAATTCCCGTCAAGAAGTCTCGTCATGGAGAAAGTCACGATACTGAAGCGCGGCGAGGATCTGAAATCCTCGCCGTTTAGGGAGCAGCGATCGGACGGTGGTGACGCTATGAAGGCTGCGGGGAGGAACGAAGACGAAGATTCGATGCTGTGCTCGACGGATCGGCTGGGGCCGGAGCCGGAGATGGTGCCGACGCAGGTCCGGCTCACCGTCCGGGATTCCAGCGGCTGCGGCGACAGTCTCTACGCCGGCGCGGCGTTCTTTTCGTCGCCGTCGCCGAGCTCGCTGCCGCTCCCGGCTTTCTTCTCGAGGAAGAACAATGACGTGGCAACGAAAGATCTGCGACGTCTGTTACGGCTCGAGCTgtgagaaatattctcctccagTTGTTAGATCTCTCCTTTATTTTTTCAACAGGAAGGGATCTGGATCGGAGAAGGAAGCTCAAGCGATCGAGGTGTATGGATGTTATGTAGGACCTGATCTGTCTTTGCTACTAGGAAGAAGTGAAAATTTAGATATTAGGGTAGGGTTTCATGTGGTTGTATATAGGTTTTATCTTAGATACTCCTGCTTGACGAAGATGCCCTGTAGAGACTGTTATTTGTTATAATCGGTCTTTTGTGTTTGGGggaattttagggttttatagaTTGGTAGGGATTGCAATTATCTTTTCATTTGGTTGTTCCTAACATTAGCTGTAATTGCAAACTAGTTTCTTGTACAAGTGTTACGATTGAAATGGGAGTCTCTTTTCGGTTAATGATTCTGTAATTCAGTGTTGGAATTTTGGGGGCGATGAGCCCGAGCCGTTGATTTTTTTACAAGTGAGGCCCTAGGGCATGTGGTGCCATCCATAGATCACGATTGATCCTACTGTGGTTGGGGTTccctaaaaaaaattcacaattagATCCCAGCTGTTTGATTGGTTTCCTCTGAGTTGGCCGAGTAACTGCAGGTTGGGATTTCTCGTCTTAATTTCAGGGCATCCCTATCAAAGGTACGAAgctcatcagatcaacagtcgtgtATTCTTCTTATGGTGGATTAATCTGATGTGTCTTGCAAATGGATTAATCTGATGTGTCTTGCAGATGGGGTTCTCTCAAATTCTCGCAGATAAGATAGTGGTGTGAACATTACCAGCTGTTTGGTTGGTAGCCCGCTATCTATGGTCTGGGATCAATGAATTTAAAGTATGTGGTGCTCATTGGATCTACTCTCTCTCTGGAACATGATCTCTAATGGGTGACAGGCGGCTTGGCTAACCAGGGATTCTCCTTTGTTTCCCTTTGTCTTTGGTTTTGTTAGAGGTTGAAAGACGAATTGTTCTCATTTACTATGCAGGATGAGGTTGAAAGACGGAATTGTTCTCATTTACAGTGCAATCATCCTGCAGATCTTTTGCGATGCCAAATTATTTCCATTCTCTTGACAGAAGGTGAGTTAGAAAGGTGGGAACTAATCTGGACCATTCTTTCTAGCATCTATATATATGGTGGGAATTTTACCATTTGTCATGTCTACAACCCTGTAGATGAATGGTGGGGATGATCCAATTTTACCATTTGGCATGTCTACAACCTTGTAAATGAATGGTGGGGATGATCTTGGCATGGGGCAGAAGAGGTGGGGCCGCAGTTTTGGTGAGTCTTCTTGGCATTTCTCTCAGATTGTTTGCAATTATATTATTTGGCTTTGACAAGGTATTTTTAGTCTTTTCGCACTTCTAATGATAGACAATTCCACTTTAGATTGGGATGAGATTAGTGGTCGGAGTTGACTAGTAGTACCTGTTATTACTTGTTCTGTATGGAATTGTATTGGTGCTTCACATGGATTGATGTCTATGGTTCTCTGTTTTGAATATCTTTCAGTCTTgtaagtttatttattttttctcacaTATAGCTTACTATTGTTTTTGGTTCAAT is a genomic window containing:
- the LOC131257020 gene encoding uncharacterized protein LOC131257020 translates to MATAVLPSQDYLKFRSTPKVGRNAIPSPTRTVRRKRRYPAVKDNGDTSPPVVKFPSRSLVMEKVTILKRGEDLKSSPFREQRSDGGDAMKAAGRNEDEDSMLCSTDRLGPEPEMVPTQVRLTVRDSSGCGDSLYAGAAFFSSPSPSSLPLPAFFSRKNNDVATKDLRRLLRLEL